A region from the Pelobates fuscus isolate aPelFus1 chromosome 1, aPelFus1.pri, whole genome shotgun sequence genome encodes:
- the LOC134595895 gene encoding protein S100-B-like isoform X2 yields MDSTSKSDGSCTAHLDDGPELTELECCMVKIIKIFHSYSGVHCKLRKKDLKELINSQMSTFVKQIQDTKTLDFIFSDLDANHDCEIDFSEFSALIAMVTSACHTSFHEG; encoded by the exons ATGGATAGCACATCAAAATCAGACGGTTCTTGCACTGCGCATTTGGATGACGG ACCGGAGCTGACAGAGTTAGAATGCTGCATGGTGAAAATTATCAAGATATTTCATTCATATTCTGGTGTACACTGCAAACTAAGGAAAAAAGATCTAAAAGAACTGATAAACTCACAGATGTCTACATTTGTCAAG CAAATCCAAGACACCAAGACACTGGACTTCATCTTTTCAGATCTGGATGCTAACCATGACTGTGAGATAGACTTCAGTGAATTTTCTGCATTAATCGCTATGGTCACCTCGGCTTGTCATACCTCATTCCATGAAGGGTAG
- the LOC134595895 gene encoding protein S100-B-like isoform X1 — protein MTEKNFQGNLPNKMWCTCLRNREKESGRGENENRRLRPELTELECCMVKIIKIFHSYSGVHCKLRKKDLKELINSQMSTFVKQIQDTKTLDFIFSDLDANHDCEIDFSEFSALIAMVTSACHTSFHEG, from the exons ATGACGG aaaaaaacttccAGGGGAACCTACCCAATAAAATGTGGTGCACATGCCTACGGAATAGAGAAAAGGAGAGTGGAAGAGGTGAAAATGAAAACCGGAGATTAAG ACCGGAGCTGACAGAGTTAGAATGCTGCATGGTGAAAATTATCAAGATATTTCATTCATATTCTGGTGTACACTGCAAACTAAGGAAAAAAGATCTAAAAGAACTGATAAACTCACAGATGTCTACATTTGTCAAG CAAATCCAAGACACCAAGACACTGGACTTCATCTTTTCAGATCTGGATGCTAACCATGACTGTGAGATAGACTTCAGTGAATTTTCTGCATTAATCGCTATGGTCACCTCGGCTTGTCATACCTCATTCCATGAAGGGTAG